The following nucleotide sequence is from Apium graveolens cultivar Ventura chromosome 4, ASM990537v1, whole genome shotgun sequence.
attggataataatatttttttttgggattgagtgtgtcttaatcctgaggaccgggatttgactggtgcctcgacatgggccatagtgcctgggtactcggctggatctatatattgagatatagatctgcattatattctgactgatcagctaaaatatagatgcgaacttgtgtccagtttagttcatttgtacccgccagtaatggccttctttctattctcgtgggggtTATATATTTGCAGATATATCGGGGATTatggattcatttaaaatgctttaacactgtttatattttgtggacttgttgagcaatttttggctcacccctttttgttgttattcaccttattattttcaattaagaaggaatatgaaacccatcaggactcgagtggtaaagaagcgggtcaaacctcgggatcctctcatacccaaggtgttgatcccaatccaggaagaaagctttgagttgcccgaacaggtggagtgttgatagatagtgtgtgtgtttgaataaaagttgaacttagtttaaaatgaattagacaatggtctGTAATAAAGAGAgcttgtgagattttgaatttggttttgtaataaagtagttagtggttcttattttcatacttcaacctaaaaagatcctaaTTAGTGtctaaaggggtttaatttcatttctttattatttgttaatcagattgtacaggtttggtgattagctagtaaccctcaaacttataccccgggtctggagggcgttacatgcACCCCTAACTAGTATAATACAAATTAATCAAAATTGTATTTAGCAGTCCATGGCCACAACTCCCACGTGTTAAACAAGATTCTATAATAGAAGTTAAACTTTAATATAACACTCCACTTAAATAAGTAGAGGCTACACAAGCTAAGCCTTATTTATTAATGGAagaaaaaaaaaactaaatataatttattaaactaaCAAAAGTTTAAAATCTTCAAAATAAAGTTCTCTAACAAGATCcaaaaatatggaataaaacTTATTCTTGACTCTATTTTCAACTAGATAAATAACTAAAATTTTGGCAGTACTCATCACACCCCCGCTTTACCCCTGATTACCTGTGGAAAGAAATAAATACGAGTGAGGCAAATGTCCAGTACGAGTATATCATTGAAATATAAAACAAATGAATACATTTGATACTAATAGTTAGCTAACAAGAAGAGTAATATGATAGTAAATATTTAGAGTCAAGGAAATAAACTAATCCGAAAAATCAAAGAAATTGATGTGAAACAAGTAAGGTGGGTACTAATAAAGGCATCTTATAAAATATCTGCTCGCTAGTAAACACCAAGCAAAGCACAGTGTAAACAGTTCCTTGTCCGATTATCCACAAGAAGGATAAAATGAAATCTATAAAATATTTTCACATACAAACAAAATGATCATGATCTTAATCATGCCTCATACCCTAGAGACATTCTCGTATACTCATAGATACGAGTTAGTGACGAGAGCACCAAAGACTGCACAAAAACTCCATGTGTCTTGTCTATGATTTACCCACACAGATAACTTTAAGAGCCCATAACAAATGGTTACAAGTGTTGTCAACAATAATGAAAATAAAAACTGTTGTGACAAATCAAGTATACTGACAGGAAACTGGATCAAAAGTGGTTAagtaacaacaaagattgaatGTGGCTAAGCAAAATTTATAACTTACATATATCAGATGTACAACTTAACAAAATATGATAAGACAGTAAGTACAGagaaataaaatatattttaaatgaaAGAGAATGGAAGATACTCGTACCTACAATAAGTCTAGAATATTCAATAATGCTCACAACTACCTAGCTCGAAATCAACCTCCAAATCAATCAATAATATCAAcaaaaatataacttataaatgTCAAACTCTAAAACCACTAAAAAGTAAgctaacaaaattataatattttatacatGCTGTCACAACTAACATCACTATCTCATGTGAGAgtaatataaatatataactaacataaaatctaaatatatatacaagctggtttataaaatataaaagatattttattaatttataaaagtaATGTAGAAATCTTTTAAGTACGAAACTTTATAAAAGAATAGACAAATACAAATTATACATTCATTTAACTAGAATTATACAcattaaattataataataatttaagaaaatgttaaaaataaataTAGCATGTATGATCTCGGTTTATCAACACATACTGACAAGATTTATCAAACCCACATTTTAATTGCACATTATTACTACATACACTATTAAATACAAAATTTGAATTTTTATGGCCAAGCATTAGATActataattaataacaaattgACTATAAAAAAATAATGAGACTAGAGTAACAAATATGTTATGCATGAGAAAAATATAATAACATAATATGATTACAAGTGTAAacaattaaaaattttaaataactAATTATTAATTACTTAACTTAAACAACAAAATGCTTTAACTACATATGTCAGGTAAAATAGAATACTATTTGTATAATTAGTCCCACTAATAcatattttatcaattttaataaaCCTCAATCAACTAAGTTTTGTGAAAAAATAGATTTTTTATAAGTTTTTACATATTAACAAACTAGCATATTAACAAAGTATAACATAACATGATAATTATTGTGAACAATACACACACATAACTAGTAAATAATAATTAGCAAAACTAGTCAAAAACTAGCAATATTAAAATATACCATATCATTCAATTAATAAAATGTAAAAACCTGATAATCATATAATTTCTTTAACCAACTTTATGGCAtaataaattaaaagaaaaacaGTATGGAACATGACTAATTACACCACGACTAATTAAACACCTTGTATCCGCTACAAAtaacaattaattaaataattaaacatGTATTAAACAGTAATCtaacacaatatataaatataaaaataaataatataataatttgataacactTACCTGAATTTAGAGTCTATATAAGTATGTAAAAATGTGTACAAATAGTTATAAACCTGAAAATAAAATGACTAATATTAGTATACAATAGAAATAATAGTCATCTTAAATTATGTAGAAAATTAAATTTTAACTAAACCTTCACAAGATGTCACTTCTTGGAAGTTTTGGCAGGCCTTAACCTAGCTTCCTTGTAATTCTATTTCTCCTCTTCTTAATCTTTAATAAcccaaaaatctctttcttcttctcttaATCTTTAATAATCCAATATTTAACAGTGACACTCTAGTTACTACTTTTCTGACCTTCTAGCACCTGTTGGTCTAAAGTTTCCTTTCTTATGCACCAACTCTTCTCCCTCGCTCATAAGTTATATAATACTACTATTTTTCCAATCTGTTAGTTGTCGCTCTAAGATGAGTTTTTTGTGAAAGCACTAATACGGTGACATTGTTTATATAATAAGTAGCTCAACAAACTATGAAACTGTTGTCCACAATTTTCTCCACATTCTCCTTTAGCTTTTTAAAATATCTTATCTATTTTTCTTTTATCACGTACCTGGTGGTTTGACTCatatttaaattttaaacaactaaaagatagcttacaaattcaaatttttaacaGCCAATTATCTAAATAAAACATTATTCATAATTTTGAATTCTAAAATTTATTAATCAAATATTTGCTAAATTATTGCACCAAATAATGTACCAAATAAAATATGGGGTATTATATTCTTCCCTCCTTCAAATAATTTCATCCTGAAAATTCTAGTGAAGTACCTGATTCGAAAAGTTATGGATATCTTGTGCGAACTGAATCCTTAGTTTCCATGTAGCTTCTCGAATATCTTGATTTTTCCATAAAACTTTAATAAAAGAAATCGTGTTCTTGCGCAGTACTCTCTCCTCCCTCGTCATTATAGCTTCAACTTCTTCTTCACAAGACAAATCTTCATGAAATGCATCTAAGGGATACTGAACAACATGATGAGGATGATATACATACTTCCTCAGAACCGATGCATGATACACATAGTGCACCCGTGACAATTGTGGCAGTAAAGTAACTCTATATGCCACTGTTCCAAccctctcaagaatctcaaaaggtcATATATACCTTGGACTTAGCTTACCCTTCTAAACAAATCGCCGAATGCCTCTCTGAGGAGATATCTTATGAAAGACCTTGTCTCTTGCTTTAAATTCATAATATTTCCTACCCTTATCAGCATAACTCTTCAGTCTAGAATGAGCTTGTTCAAGTATTTCTCGAGCAACTGCTACATTATCTGTAGTAACTTGGACTAGATCGGGACCCTCTAAAAGCTTCTCACCTACTTCATTCCAGCAAATAGGTGTTCTGCACTTGTGCCCATATAGTGCTTCAAAAGGAGCCATACCAATGTTTTTCTGTCAATTGTTATTAAAAGAAAATTCAACCAAGGGAAAATAGTCATCCTAATTTTCATACCACTCTAATGCACATGCTCGCAACATGTCCTCCAAGGTCTGAATCATCCCCTCTGACTGCCCATCTCACTGTGGATGAAAAACTGTGCTATAGTTCAACTTGGTACCCCATGCCTTTTGAAATCCTTTCCAAAACCTTGAAGTGAATCTGGGATCTCTGTCGGACACGATCGAAACTGGAATCCCGTGCAGTCTAACAATATCATTCCTGCATAATAGCGCTAAGCTCTCCAAGTTCATGTTCTCACGGATTGCCAAAAAGTAAGCAGACTTAGTGAGTCTGTCTACGATCACCCATATTGCATCATATTTCTTAAAAGTCTTAGGAAATTATATGATGAAATTCATGCAAATATTCTCCCACTTCCAAGTAAGTAACCCCAATGGTTGCAATAAGCCACTTGGCCTCTGGTGCTTAATCTTCACCTATTGACAAGTCAGCACTTCGAAACAAAATCGACAATATCTCATTTCATGCAACTCCACCAAAAGTGTTCCTTTAAATTTTAATACATCTTTGTCTCacctggatgaatagaaaatgGTGATCTATGAGCCTCTTCCATCAATTCCTCTCCGAGTTTGTAGCAGGCACACATAGAAGATTATACATCCATAGAATGCCATGATCATCAAAACAAAATCCTGGTTGCTTTTCAGGATCAATATTCTGGACAAGagatgttagtcccttaacaatatagcaagaattacagaaggggggttgaatgtaattcttgaacctttttcttgaaataaaaatgttcaactcgattatggatatatttgttttgattagcacaatgcggaatgtaaacttgaatgaatcaaaacttaagtaattaaaaacaagagtctttaaaaaactttctggtggatttaaacaattccaccagagatatatttaatatatcgagaggactctgtgtgcagaaatgctcacagctgcttacacaaatagaactgctaagaacacaggaaatgctaaagatagtgcttacaaagatttctcagttgttgtttcttagctatctcagttattattctatttgctactctcttggtttttatattaccaagattacaaagtcaaaagaactgtacaaatataaaatctaacagtcttgatctttgctgcttttcttcctctattacctagttaatgggcttccacagtgtacttgtatccaactcaacggctgtgtgtcagctttcactgttcaactgatgtttgaatcttgatatgatcatctgtcgactttcagatcatccgtcgatgacttgattgatcatccatcgactgctatgttaaacatccgttgatagtcatttgatcatccgtcgaagctttgttaagcatccgttggtagctattttggtcatccatcgaagctttgttaatcatccgttggtagctattttggcacttgacttcatttcacttatacagaattacaagacactgcttatgtacagttaatcaacctattctgcatatctagttaaggtcaacatgacttatatgctactacagattctatacaaaggtgcatacaacactgtgctacaaacttattattacataagctactcactcgatggataataagttaatcatccgtcgggactataatgagttatccgtcgggactataattcttatccgtcgagtgctacattatttcactaagtaaaatctacttagatgttttgtttaggtaatcatcaagtactcaacatattcacaataatctcccccaatttatgtctactggaattgtagccataaattaagagatacttgatgataacaaaacatcctaaacatatatttttaaagataagtagatagaACTGAAAGTgctttaattaaa
It contains:
- the LOC141719374 gene encoding uncharacterized protein LOC141719374; translated protein: MRQRQWIELSKDYDVSIQYHPGKANKVVDALSRKDFGNLVTLVTQQQPLQCDIEKFGLTFYHQDTVGMIASLHVELSLVTRIKETQNGDGELWSLVVNMLNRLTKSAYFLAIRENMNLESLALLCRNDIVRLHGIPVSIVSDRDPRFTSRFWKGFQKAWGTKLNYSTKNIGMAPFEALYGHKCRTPICWNEVGEKLLEGPDLVQVTTDNVAVAREILEQAHSRLKSYADKGRKYYEFKARDKYPLDAFHEDLSCEEEVEAIMTREERVLRKNTISFIKVLWKNQDIREATWKLRIQFAQDIHNFSNQVYNYLYTFLHTYIDSKFSGYKVFN